Proteins encoded within one genomic window of Thalassospira sp. TSL5-1:
- a CDS encoding DUF2975 domain-containing protein: MSPTVTKIRNVSLILSWICLIAIIYELCFVPLIWLTPDLARDAISYSDSLVPVPLGDLQSLAGGQLALVFITLMVPSLVLVFGLWHLRKMFLCFARSAIFEHGTIRHLKVFSIALLSQTLLSPLAGTLTSLFVTITRPAGERTISIGLSNIEATSLFLGGLFLIISWVLGEAVTLHDENRSFV; encoded by the coding sequence ATGAGCCCGACCGTCACCAAAATACGCAATGTCAGCCTGATCCTAAGCTGGATTTGCCTGATCGCGATTATCTATGAACTCTGTTTTGTCCCCCTGATCTGGCTGACACCGGATCTCGCGCGAGATGCCATTTCCTATTCTGACAGCCTGGTACCCGTCCCGCTGGGCGACCTGCAATCACTTGCAGGCGGGCAACTTGCCCTGGTTTTCATCACACTGATGGTGCCGTCACTGGTGCTTGTCTTTGGCTTATGGCATTTGCGCAAAATGTTTTTATGCTTTGCCCGCAGCGCGATTTTTGAGCATGGCACAATCCGCCATTTAAAAGTCTTCAGCATCGCCCTGCTATCGCAAACGCTACTTTCGCCCCTTGCCGGTACGCTGACGTCGCTATTTGTCACCATCACCCGCCCGGCAGGTGAACGCACCATATCAATTGGGCTGAGCAATATAGAAGCCACCAGCCTTTTTCTGGGCGGGTTATTCCTGATCATTTCGTGGGTTCTGGGAGAAGCTGTGACCCTGCATGATGAAAACCGGAGCTTCGTCTGA
- a CDS encoding helix-turn-helix transcriptional regulator, with protein MSITVRLDVMLAKRKMKSKDLASRIGISEQNLSLLKSGKVRGVRFETLAAICKALDCQPGDLLEYTASADAEN; from the coding sequence ATGTCGATTACCGTCCGCCTTGATGTAATGCTGGCCAAACGCAAGATGAAGTCCAAAGACCTCGCAAGCCGCATCGGTATTAGCGAACAGAATCTGTCACTTCTGAAATCTGGCAAAGTCCGTGGCGTGAGGTTTGAAACCCTTGCCGCCATTTGCAAGGCGCTGGACTGCCAGCCTGGCGACCTTTTGGAATATACCGCCAGCGCGGATGCCGAAAACTGA
- the putA gene encoding bifunctional proline dehydrogenase/L-glutamate gamma-semialdehyde dehydrogenase PutA, with the protein MFRSPLPQSDKFRDQIRATYRCDEEAVVNNLIEKATLSFEDKARVQEKAYQLVANVRASDSGKSGIDALLHEYELTSKEGVILMCLAEALLRVPDAVTADKLIQDKLFDADWNSHLGNSGSFFVNASTWGLMLTGRVIRFGREERANPGALVKRMIARSGEPVIRRAFNQAMRIMGRQFVMGRTIAEAAERARANEEKGYRYSYDMLGEAARTMEDADRYFKSYERAIHEIGKVAKGRGPIDSPGISVKLSAIHPRYDFANRDRVMEELVPRLKALALMAKQHDIGFTVDAEEANRLDLSLDVIEAVFADPDLDGWEGFGLAVQAYQKRAYHVLEWLADVAMRVGRKMMVRLVKGAYWDTEIKNSQENGFEGYPVFTRKAATDVSYLACARLMLSRRDAFYCQFASHNAHTVAAILTMAGNDRTFEFQRLHGMGEALYEQIVGKDGENIPCRVYAPVGTHEDLLAYLVRRLLENGANTSFVNRIQDEQLPIEEMIGDPVEKMAVLPRKAHPKIPAPIDLYGAGRINSRGMDLTDQVKLTALETHMESLAKNDWRAAPLINGKWVDGDAQDVMSPVDLTEKVGEVILADEDTAKAALEAASAGYPAWNATPAADRAACLRKLGDLLEDNLDEFILLCQREAGKLYSDGVAEVREAVDFCRYYANRCEELYREGSEMEGRGVFVCISPWNFPLAIFLGQVTAALAAGNAVIAKPAEQTSLIAAKAAELILAAGVPGSAFQLLPGSGRKLGDVLINDRRVAGVAFTGSTETAQVINRNLAKRPGAPIPLIAETGGQNAMIVDSTALPEQVVQDVVISGFQSAGQRCSALRVLFVQEDIADKLCHMLVGAMKELRVGDPAYLDIDVGPVIDGKAQDMLKKHIDRMKREAKILHTCDMLPETDKGTFFAPHCVEISGLDVLEREVFGPIVHVVRFKARDLEKVLDQINDAGYGLTLGVHSRIDGTARHIARKLRVGNCYINRNMIGAVVGVQPFGGQGKSGTGPKAGGPHYVARFAKPVVDQGKVAVGDASSADDRETIFVNTPVPAAEITALSKGQIDWQNMPGDVRMKQLENLAGKLAREGSDELAQGAQHFADFAAISQNGFVAPVRLPGPTGETNDLELLGRGVYLVQADLGAEPGRVLRHVAAALAAGNSVLLAGNDKWLARVEKQVASLDLPKSLVRVVNDEAGLATMNGGAVAGVSCVAPLQRVTVFKQVLARRDGAILSLISDSGIEDDGALPGEMFMHRFATEKTVTINTTAAGGNASLMSMEEA; encoded by the coding sequence ATGTTTCGTTCCCCCTTGCCTCAATCCGATAAATTTCGTGATCAGATCCGCGCGACCTATCGCTGTGATGAGGAAGCCGTCGTTAATAACCTGATCGAAAAGGCCACATTGTCGTTTGAAGACAAGGCAAGGGTGCAGGAAAAGGCCTATCAGCTTGTTGCCAATGTTCGCGCATCGGATTCCGGCAAAAGCGGGATCGATGCGCTGCTGCATGAATATGAACTGACCAGCAAGGAAGGCGTGATCCTGATGTGTCTCGCCGAGGCATTGCTGCGCGTGCCCGATGCGGTGACGGCGGACAAACTTATCCAGGACAAACTGTTTGATGCCGACTGGAACAGTCATTTGGGCAATAGCGGCAGCTTTTTTGTCAATGCTTCGACCTGGGGGCTGATGTTGACGGGCCGGGTGATCCGTTTTGGTCGCGAAGAACGGGCCAATCCTGGGGCCCTGGTCAAACGCATGATTGCCCGTTCGGGCGAGCCGGTGATCCGTCGGGCCTTTAACCAGGCGATGCGGATCATGGGCCGCCAGTTCGTGATGGGCCGCACCATTGCCGAGGCCGCCGAACGGGCGCGCGCGAACGAGGAAAAGGGCTATCGTTATTCCTATGACATGCTGGGCGAAGCCGCCCGCACGATGGAAGATGCGGATCGCTATTTTAAATCCTATGAACGGGCCATTCATGAAATTGGTAAGGTTGCCAAGGGGCGCGGACCAATTGACAGCCCGGGTATCTCGGTCAAGCTGTCGGCCATTCACCCGCGTTACGATTTTGCCAACCGTGATCGTGTGATGGAAGAACTGGTACCGCGCCTCAAGGCGCTGGCCCTGATGGCAAAACAACATGATATCGGCTTTACCGTCGATGCGGAGGAAGCCAACCGGCTTGATTTGTCGCTGGATGTAATTGAGGCGGTCTTTGCCGATCCTGACCTCGATGGTTGGGAAGGTTTTGGTTTGGCGGTGCAGGCCTATCAAAAGCGTGCCTATCATGTGCTGGAATGGCTGGCCGATGTTGCAATGCGCGTTGGCCGTAAAATGATGGTGCGTCTGGTAAAGGGTGCCTATTGGGACACCGAAATTAAAAACAGCCAGGAAAACGGCTTTGAAGGCTATCCGGTATTCACCCGCAAGGCCGCGACCGATGTTTCCTATCTTGCTTGTGCACGACTGATGCTGTCGCGCCGTGACGCATTTTATTGTCAGTTTGCCAGCCACAATGCCCATACGGTGGCGGCCATTTTAACAATGGCAGGCAATGACCGCACCTTTGAATTCCAGCGCCTGCATGGCATGGGCGAGGCCCTGTATGAGCAGATTGTTGGCAAGGACGGCGAAAATATTCCCTGCCGCGTTTATGCCCCGGTTGGTACCCATGAAGACTTGCTGGCATATCTGGTGCGCCGCCTGTTGGAAAATGGGGCCAATACCAGCTTTGTGAACCGTATTCAGGATGAACAGCTACCGATTGAAGAAATGATCGGCGACCCGGTCGAAAAAATGGCGGTGTTGCCACGCAAGGCGCATCCGAAAATTCCGGCACCGATTGATCTTTATGGGGCAGGGCGTATCAATTCGCGCGGGATGGATTTAACCGATCAGGTAAAACTGACCGCGCTGGAAACCCATATGGAAAGCCTTGCCAAAAATGACTGGCGCGCCGCCCCCCTGATCAACGGCAAGTGGGTTGATGGGGACGCACAGGATGTAATGAGCCCGGTTGATCTGACGGAAAAGGTAGGCGAGGTTATACTGGCCGATGAAGACACCGCCAAGGCCGCTCTTGAGGCGGCAAGTGCGGGTTATCCGGCCTGGAATGCCACGCCAGCGGCAGACCGTGCGGCCTGTCTGCGCAAGCTGGGCGATTTGCTGGAAGATAATCTGGACGAGTTTATTTTGCTGTGCCAGCGCGAAGCCGGGAAGCTTTATTCCGATGGTGTCGCCGAAGTACGCGAAGCGGTGGATTTTTGCCGCTATTATGCCAATCGCTGTGAAGAGCTTTATCGTGAAGGCAGCGAAATGGAAGGGCGCGGTGTGTTTGTCTGCATCAGCCCTTGGAACTTCCCGTTGGCAATTTTCCTCGGTCAGGTCACAGCGGCTCTGGCGGCGGGGAATGCCGTGATTGCCAAACCGGCAGAACAAACCTCGCTGATTGCAGCAAAGGCGGCCGAGCTGATTTTGGCTGCCGGTGTGCCGGGCAGCGCGTTTCAATTGTTGCCAGGGTCGGGGCGCAAGCTGGGTGATGTCTTGATCAATGACCGCCGGGTGGCCGGTGTGGCCTTTACCGGCTCCACTGAAACAGCCCAGGTGATCAATCGCAATCTTGCCAAGCGCCCCGGTGCGCCGATCCCGCTGATTGCGGAAACCGGTGGTCAGAATGCCATGATCGTCGATTCCACGGCTCTGCCCGAACAGGTGGTGCAGGATGTGGTGATTTCGGGCTTCCAGTCTGCCGGACAGCGGTGTTCCGCGCTGCGCGTTTTGTTTGTCCAGGAAGATATTGCCGACAAACTGTGCCATATGCTGGTTGGTGCGATGAAGGAATTGCGGGTTGGTGATCCGGCCTATCTTGATATTGATGTTGGCCCGGTGATTGATGGCAAGGCGCAGGATATGCTGAAAAAGCATATCGACCGCATGAAGCGCGAAGCCAAAATCCTGCATACGTGCGATATGTTGCCTGAAACCGATAAAGGCACCTTCTTTGCCCCGCATTGTGTGGAAATTTCCGGCCTGGATGTGTTGGAACGCGAAGTTTTCGGGCCAATCGTGCATGTGGTACGCTTTAAGGCGCGTGACCTGGAAAAGGTTTTGGACCAGATCAACGATGCCGGTTATGGCCTGACGCTGGGTGTACATTCGCGCATTGACGGCACGGCCCGCCACATTGCCCGGAAGTTGCGGGTTGGTAACTGTTATATTAACCGCAACATGATTGGCGCGGTCGTGGGCGTACAGCCCTTTGGCGGGCAGGGGAAATCAGGCACAGGTCCCAAGGCGGGCGGGCCCCACTATGTTGCCCGTTTCGCCAAACCGGTTGTCGATCAGGGCAAGGTTGCGGTTGGCGATGCGTCCTCGGCGGATGACCGCGAAACGATTTTTGTCAATACTCCCGTTCCGGCGGCTGAAATTACCGCCCTGAGCAAAGGGCAGATCGACTGGCAGAATATGCCCGGTGATGTGCGCATGAAGCAGCTTGAAAACCTTGCCGGTAAACTGGCGCGTGAGGGCAGCGATGAACTGGCGCAGGGCGCACAGCATTTTGCCGATTTTGCCGCGATTTCGCAAAACGGCTTTGTTGCGCCGGTGCGTTTGCCCGGACCGACGGGTGAAACCAACGACCTGGAGCTTCTGGGGCGTGGCGTTTACCTGGTCCAGGCGGACCTTGGGGCGGAACCCGGCCGTGTTTTGCGCCATGTGGCGGCGGCCCTGGCTGCGGGCAACAGCGTGCTGCTCGCCGGGAATGACAAATGGCTTGCCCGGGTGGAAAAGCAGGTTGCCAGCCTTGATTTGCCAAAATCCCTCGTCAGGGTGGTGAATGATGAAGCCGGTCTTGCGACCATGAATGGCGGTGCCGTGGCCGGTGTTTCCTGTGTTGCGCCCTTACAAAGGGTAACCGTTTTCAAACAGGTTCTGGCCCGCCGTGATGGCGCCATTTTGTCGCTGATTTCCGATAGCGGGATCGAGGATGACGGGGCCTTGCCCGGCGAAATGTTCATGCACCGCTTTGCCACGGAAAAAACCGTTACGATCAATACCACGGCAGCCGGGGGCAATGCCTCGCTGATGTCGATGGAAGAAGCATAA
- a CDS encoding Lrp/AsnC ligand binding domain-containing protein — MQKNVKSLDKIDKQILRELQHDGRMSNVELSRRVNLSPTPCLERVRRLEQQGFIIGYMARLDPRKLDQSLVVFVEITLDRTTPDVFDKFSSAVRKLPEVEECHMVAGGFDYLMKSRVSDMYAYREFLERLSSVEGVSQTHTYVVMEEVKVRPGITVI, encoded by the coding sequence ATGCAGAAGAATGTCAAAAGCCTCGACAAGATCGACAAACAGATCCTCCGGGAACTGCAACATGACGGCAGAATGTCGAATGTTGAACTGTCACGGCGCGTCAATCTAAGCCCGACCCCCTGCCTTGAACGTGTGCGACGCCTGGAACAGCAGGGCTTTATTATCGGCTATATGGCCCGGCTTGATCCGCGTAAGCTCGATCAGTCGCTGGTTGTTTTTGTTGAAATCACGCTGGACCGCACCACCCCCGATGTTTTTGACAAATTTTCCTCTGCCGTTCGCAAATTGCCCGAAGTCGAAGAATGTCACATGGTGGCGGGTGGCTTTGATTATCTGATGAAATCGCGGGTTTCCGACATGTATGCCTATCGCGAATTTCTGGAACGTCTTTCATCTGTCGAAGGCGTCAGCCAGACCCACACCTATGTCGTGATGGAAGAGGTCAAAGTCCGGCCTGGCATTACCGTTATCTGA
- a CDS encoding 2-hydroxychromene-2-carboxylate isomerase, producing MSDVDFYFDFSSPYGYLAAERIDGLAQRCGVTVNWKPYLIGVIFKQTGQTPLIDQPIRGDYFRRDMERCAKLQGTPFKLPAKFPYAATAPSRAFYWINSFDPALAKRFAHDIYRGYFADGLDMTNPETVIASATRHDINADDIRSAMNDPKWKQHLRDVMTEAVERGAFGSPFFFYEDEPFFGNDRMDQLEQWIKSRP from the coding sequence ATGTCGGATGTGGATTTTTATTTTGATTTCTCATCACCTTACGGCTATCTCGCTGCGGAACGCATCGACGGGCTGGCACAACGGTGCGGCGTCACGGTTAACTGGAAACCCTATCTGATTGGGGTCATTTTCAAACAAACCGGGCAAACACCTCTGATCGACCAACCGATTCGCGGGGATTATTTCCGCCGCGATATGGAGCGTTGCGCAAAACTTCAGGGAACACCATTCAAACTACCAGCCAAATTTCCCTACGCCGCCACCGCGCCCAGCCGCGCCTTTTACTGGATCAACAGCTTTGATCCCGCCCTTGCCAAGCGATTTGCCCATGACATTTATCGCGGCTATTTCGCCGATGGCCTGGATATGACCAATCCCGAAACCGTCATTGCCTCGGCCACCCGCCACGACATTAACGCCGATGATATCCGTAGCGCCATGAATGACCCCAAATGGAAACAGCATCTACGCGACGTGATGACCGAGGCGGTCGAACGCGGCGCTTTTGGATCCCCCTTCTTTTTTTACGAAGACGAACCCTTTTTTGGCAATGACCGCATGGACCAACTGGAACAGTGGATCAAAAGTCGCCCCTGA